gtttcttgacagatagacagacagacagatagacagacagacaacaaagtgatcctacaagggttcctaaAAAACAAGCATTAATGTCTAATGAATCTTCTCCTATTAGGGTTTTTATTACatgtaatgtaggtatgtacttaattaAACAGTATAATGGGCCTACGGCTGTTCTCATAAGTGATGAAAAAACTCTAGTAATGCGGCAACTCTATGATGAAACCCTTCAAAACTTCATATCACCACAGATATTAAAAGGTCCAGAAATAGCAGCCACCTccgcatttttaaaaataactctaGTAATGAGATATTTGCAGGGGTAGATAAGGTATCGAAATACAAATGTAGGCGAGATTAAATTCCCTCGCGGATTTGATAAAAATATCAAGATTGATATCGGATCtaataagtacttgtaaataCTTGAAATGTAACTTATAAGTACTTAATGTACCTATGAAACTTTatcttaaactagcttatgctcgcgacttcgtccgcgtggactacacaaatttcaaacccctatttcacccccttaggggttgaattttcaaaaatcctttcttagcggaagcctacatcataatagctatctgcatgccaaatttcagcccgatccgtccagtagtttgagctgtgcggtgatagatcagtcagtcagtcagtcaccttttccttttatatatttagatttagtaaTAATTAGGTAACCTTACTAGCGATGTAGCGATGATTCGGGGGGTTCGAACTTCGGagttcgaacccgggcacgcgTACTCTTACCTTTCGAAGTTATTTGTGTttaattaagcaattaaaatataccacTTGCTATAAAAAATCGTAAGGAAACATGCGTGCCTAAGAGCTCtacgtaatgttctcaaaggtgtgtgaagtctgaaatttgcacttgaccagcgtggagGACTATGGCCTAAGACCTGCTCGTTATGGAAAGAGACTTATGCTCGGTATTGGGCCGGCGGCGCGGCGATAAGTTGAAATGTTGAAACTACTTAATGTCTACAGAGAATTTACAGATGATTTTTCAGTAAGAGTTCACAATATTGGCCAGTGTGGCGGAcaatggcctaagcccttcttattctgataggagacccgtgctagtACTGGGCCTGCGAGgaattgagatgatgataatctTACAACACTCCTATTTTCACGGTAGAAAAGGAAACATAAGGAGCAATGCGAGGAAAATGTTGAATTTAATTCTACGCATTTTATAaagatgttatttatttatatttcgatggatgtttaggtatattttaattgccGTGACCACAGTAATTTACACAGCAATTCGATATGGTGAATTACTAAGACATCTCTTAGCGAGTTTCCTATATTTAGACAGTACCTATAAAACTGTGTCATTACGCCTAATTTATCGACATTGGCGAAATCGgcactaacagccgtactcagagtcgcttaatcgttacttaagtttagttaaaacgagacagagctatatctctcacataaatctgtctcgttttaactcaatcttaagtaacgattagcgactctgaataCGGCTGTAAgttgtatttatttaaacaaagcCTACTTTTACATATTATGGAACATAAATCTACGAAATGAAAAACCCAAACAAAAAGTTaggaacttttatttttgaacaaATAGCTTCCTTTGATAAATCTTTTTTGCATTCGagaaaaacaaaccaacgattattattattcgactCAAGTTTATTTTTGCAGATGTTGAAAGTCATCCAAAGATTTCCCATCTGCAAAAAGTATTTGTTcaaaagcaataaaatatctttgtgtaggtacttatttttaggattccgtagccgaatggcaaaaaacggaacccttatagattcgtcttgtctgtctgtctggatgtatgtcacagccacttttttccgaaactataagagctgtacctactgttgaaacttggtaagtagatgtattctgtgaaccgcattaagatttttacacaaaaatagaaaaagaacaataaattttgaggttccccatacttagaacggaaactctaattttttttcatcaaacccatacgtgtggggtatctatggataggtcttcaaaaataatgatattgaggtttttaatattttttttctaaactgaatagtttgcgcgagagacacttccaaagtggtaaaatgtgtgtcccccccctgtaacttctaaaataagagaatgataaaactaaaaaaaaaatatgatgtacattaccatgcaaacttccaacgaaaattggtttaaacgagatctagtaagtagtttttgatttatcgtgcaaaatatcgataaaatctCTTGTACTACGgagccctcagtgcgcgagtctgattcgcacttggccggttttttcttcgCTGTTTACGCGATACGCAATTTAGGAacgttattattttgttttgaaataaaacgTGTGTCTGATAATAATGAATTGCGTATTATTACAGAATCAAAACCATTCGTTATAATAAATATcgcgataataataataatatatccaaTTGTATCAGTTTTTTTATGCGATGATATAATAAACGTTTTTACACTGTTctactattaatatttataaaatcgtattttagatatgaaatataatatacctacagtagaaactcgattatccggccctcggttatacggattcgcgattatccggactaccaaccgaaaattgttcggccaagtgcgagtcagactcgcgcaccgagggttccatactcgggtattttatccggcattttgtacgataaatcaaaaactattatgcataaaaatctgttttagaatgtacaggcaaagccctttcatatgatatcctacttggtatagttatcttactttgagaattgaaaacactattagatatagtgaactacataatatgcacaaaacccgcttttcttcatacattcgattattcGAATCTCTAACGaaaacaattagtccggttaatcgagtttccactgtacttagtacataaaattatttaatagatataatcagtgatgtggttattataataagtctatggatataataaaaaatgtatccTAATAAACTTAACCTATCTTTAGTcaagaactagcttattcccgcgacttcggccgcgtgactacacacttggccggttttgctTGTAACCGGCACGCTTTTGTGCGAGTAACAAGCATGGTGTATCACCGGCTTTAAGGGAAGCGCGGTGTAGCATTGAAAGTGCAAGTAAGTATCATTACGCGTAGTGAACTGGTGACCGTGACGGTTTCGGTGCGTGTGCTCCACCGATTAATATGGTTATGTAACGAAaagaaaagtttgtttgtatacATCTGTGCCGTTAAGCGATCGATGTGACTATCTATCGTACTTACAAGCTTATACtggcgactttgtccgcgtggactacacaaaattcaaacccctatatcaccgccttaggggttgaattttcaaaaatcctttcttagcagattcctacgtcataatagctatctgcatgccaaatttcagccatatccgtccagtagtttgagctgtgcgttcatagatcagccagtcagtcatcttttcattttatatatttagattttataggaGTGGATATAAAATTGCTCTCAACATTATCATACCAATACTACCTATCTAATACACTATCCCTAATAGTTCTTGGAAAAGCAGTTCGATCCGAAAACCGAACCGCGAGCAATAGCTTGTACCTATGCCAATAAACGTCTCATTTTTATGTTGAAATTTGTTGAGAAAAAGAGAACAAAGTGTCATTCAATTTGTTCTTTATGTTCGTCGTCGAAAACGGAGTGAATTGTGGGAAACACGGCAATTAACCGTTGCTCGCAGTTGACTCGACTCGTGATATCGTCTCAACACTTTATCGAATCACAAATTGTCTCTTACACGAGCCACACAAAGTACTAAATGTCTATATGACATAGGTACTTATGGTCAAaagctgaaaataataataataataatattctttatttcaggcaaaatgtacccatattattacagaagtcaataaaattataaataaaataaaaataattaaaatctaaaataaaaataataacaaaaataagtgCATTATTGTATAGTATTTATATCATTATTTTCGATTCGCACTGCGATGCTGCGCAACTAATACCGGTAGATGGCGACATCCAAGTGCTCACACATCGTCCGGAGAATCTCATTATTAGAGTGGCGTAGTCGCTCCTAAAAGGATGCCATTCTGCAGCGAATAATCGCGAAGAAGTCGGGCATTCTTGCCGATGCGAACATGGTCGACGCACTACAAACTAAAAAGCCAGCACAttgttaaaaaccggccaagtgccaaAGCCAAAACTTGGGTTTGTCAGTTTTCAGGCCTATATACCTAGAAGTATCTTTTCTATGTAGTTCAAAGCCGAATTGGCAAACTGGTGTTTTAGCTTTTGAGTGTTTTGacttttaataaaacaatagtTTATGATTTTAAAAACGCTTgtccataaattaaaaaagaaaaaactatatttttgagATTTTCATGTTGATCGTtagtaaaattacaaaaattacaTTAGTAATTTACGAATGATTAATGTTATACAACTTATAAGGATATATGtacgataaataattttattatcaacgGCCACTATAACAATTTACTCataacagataataatataaataaattaaataagaattaaaaatttatttctgcATGTGTGAATAGCCTAAAATCGACGAcctgaaaatataaattaaggtggtttgatagagtcagccgcgaaaattcaatttttagttagtttttcgaaaataatagactaatcatacatcgaaggcttatggtaatgagttttgcgggcataacatttatattttacatcctataaaaactttggtcaaaaatactaatttacttcatatttgtgcaaatctcgGAAAATTCAgtaaattatctttcaggaacaaatatgaagtgaagtaggtacctaaatgagtatttttgaccaaagtttttatagaaaaacatgtagatgcataaatgttgtgcccgcaaaactcattaccataagccttcgatgtaagattagtctactattttcgaaaaactaactaaaatttgaatttttgcgGCTGGCTCTATCAAACCACCATAagcaaagtacgctctatagtaggtacttatagcttTTTTGGATGAAAATATCTTCAATTCCGTGTATGTGTTGGCGACTCAATATCAGAAAAATTACTAGCAAAATGAGGCCATTCCTTGATAATATCAAAAAGTTTATCTCCTGGGCTTAAAGTAGCCATCAATTGTCGTTGACCAAAGAGCTCGTAGCCCTTGCTAAGTTTGATTTGGTCCACGCCTTGCTTGATGAGATTCTTGCAGGCTTCGACTTGCTTTATCGTTGGCGTGTCTGCGTGGTATGTACCGATGAAGGCTAtagctataaataaaataaattacaaaattttcaaaagccgaaagtaatgtacatataccgtccttaagaatgacatttcggctttgtagagcgttgtctctatcattcatacctacatgacgttttgtcggtctcaacgacagacacagtgctctctttctaaagattttCTACTTTCGGCCTGCAGATGTACTGCAGGATCATGCTTGGTGTCAAACTTTGAAGCTGTAAGATGGCGTTCTTTGCGGAAGTgcatgatatacaaggaaccaaacgctcaatttgctataatccactgaaacagacaaatctgtatgcaCATGCAGCATGCGGTATAcatcgcccgccctcccactgctaaacttgcaggaaaagccagccactaATCAAGTAATAAGTTTGTAATCGCAAACAATGTGATATAATTACTGCATGGTAgtcggattttcccctttacttgtgctacttcttgccaaatttcatgattctaggtcaacggaaagaaGATTTTGATTCCCTTGCGAGTGTCAATAtattgatagacagacagacagtttaggttttttaataccCAAGGGAACTTGacaattttccggggtaaaaagtagcctaatccGTATataagatgcaagctatctctgtaccaaataggttAATACatcgttagttttagttaacgcaAAAACCTAAACACGtgtcaaatatttttacattaaaaaatatgtaaacacAGCGGGTGTGAGCGAACaagacggctggcgtcgatcttGCCCGCTGCCGCTtcacggctcgaatcagctggtgcttACGGTCATCCAACTACGTGTCATTAGATTCtaacaggattttaaagtattttttggtcaaaatttaacacgtaaaaatgattgcaatcgattctgttgctgattctgaacaaactactttcaggttttgcgtttactaaaactaacgttatatatttagatatactatACCTATACTCTTCTTGTTATGTCCTGGCGTATGGGCTCCCTGATGGTCCCAACCTCGGCCGGTATAAACAGAGCCGTCACCCCCGATCAGAAAATTGTACCCAATGTCGAACCAACCTCTGGATTCAATGTGAAACGTCTGTATCAATCGTACACGGAGGACGCAATCTCTCTGAAATATAGAGATATcactttatataaattattataaaataaataggaaaatacattttttttaggaAAGTGCCGTTTCTTATCTGTGTATGAGATttttaatgcagtttttatttttaatgataatgcgatttcagcttttatgaaattacAACCCGGGCTctcagtctattttttttaaagaatattagtcaagttTATTATGttggctaatattccccttttccctccaagtaagcgtaaagcttgtgcaagaagtaggtacaacaatagtgcaacgggtgcggtttgaaccggcaacctttcggatttcagtccactccttttacCGA
The nucleotide sequence above comes from Maniola hyperantus chromosome 8, iAphHyp1.2, whole genome shotgun sequence. Encoded proteins:
- the LOC138402655 gene encoding peptidoglycan recognition protein-like, which codes for MDYALNVLTCLAMGIGDPPSPLSTSTTTVSSADPLNIVSQEDWLAQPLEGTLEKLDQPVPWVIITHTATESCHTRRDCVLRVRLIQTFHIESRGWFDIGYNFLIGGDGSVYTGRGWDHQGAHTPGHNKKSIAIAFIGTYHADTPTIKQVEACKNLIKQGVDQIKLSKGYELFGQRQLMATLSPGDKLFDIIKEWPHFASNFSDIESPTHTRN